From the genome of Thermoflexus hugenholtzii JAD2:
TCGTCGGCTGGTCCATGGGGGCCGGGGTGGGCCTGAAGTATGTGGCCAACTTCAACACCGACCGCCGGGTGACGCGGCTGGTGATGGTGGCCCCGGCCACCCCGCGCTTCGTGCGCACAGATTCAGAGCCCTACGGGATGACGCCAGAGGAGGCCCAGGCCGCCCTGGAGGGGATCCGCCGGGGGCTGCCGGAGGTGATGGCCGCCTTCGCCGACAACAACTTCAAGCGGACGGACATGCAGGCCACCAAGACCTGGTTCCTCTACTCCCACTGGCTGCGGATGCCCGCCTATGTGGGCTACAAGTATTTCAAGACCCTGATCACCGAGGACCTGCGGGACCTGCTGCCCAAGGTCGACATCCCGGTCCTGATCTGTCACAGCCGCGATGACAAAGTCTGCCACTGGGGCTGGGTGGAGTATATGGCCGCCCGCCTGAAGAACTGCCGGGTGGTGTGGTTCGAGAACAGCGGCCACGCCCTCATGGTCGAGGAGCCGGACAAGTTCTCCCAGGCGCTGGCGGAGTTCATCGGGTGAACCGATGGGAGGGGGAGGATTCGCCTCCCCCTCCCCCAGGGAGGTGCCAGATGCCCTTCGTTTCCGTCGGAGATGGGAGGATGCATTGTGTGGAGCGGGGGGCCGGCGAGGAGGTGGTCCTCTTCGTCCACGGGTGGCTGAGCAGCCACCGGTGGTGGCTTCCCGTTCTGGATCGGCTGCCCCCGGGCCTTCGCGGCTACGCCGTCGACCTGCGCGGGGCCGGGGAGTCGGATCCGGCCCCCGGAGGGCACACCTTGGCCGGCTACGCGGCGGATCTCCACGCCTTCGCCGAGGCCCTCGGGCTGCCTCCGTTCTTCCTCGTGGGCCACTCGATGGGAGGTGGCGTCGCCCTGCGCTACGCCCTGGACCACCCCGAGCGCGTAAAGGGCCTGATGCTGGTGAACCCCCTGGCCCCCTTCGGCACCCGCACGGATCCCCAGATGGACGCCTGGGTGCGGGCGCAGCAGGGCAACCCGGAGGGGATCCGGGCCATGGTGCAGCTGGCCTTCGCCACCCCGCCGGCGCCGGAGGTGATGGAGGCCCTGGTGGCCGACGCCTTGCGCTGGGGGCCGGCGGCCTACTTCGACACCCTGGACGACATGGCCCGCTTCCACGTGGTGGATCTCCTCCCAGCGCTGAAGGTGCCCACTTTGGTGCTGTGGGGGGATCGGGACGTGGTGATCCCCTTCGAGGGGATCGTGGAGCTGTTCAATCGCATCCCGGGCTGTGGACTGGAGATCTGGCACGGCGTCGGCCATTCCCCGGTCATCGAGCGCCCCGACGCCTTTATCGCCCTGCTGGAGCGCTTCCTCCGGGAGGTGAAGGAGGAGCAATGATGCAACGCTCGCTCTGAATCATCTCCGCATCGTATGGGATACGGAGGCCATGGCTCAGGTGGAGGCTTGGCTGCGTTGAAGCTCGGAGCATGGGAGGGATGATGGTCCACGCGGACTTTGTGGTGCGAGGGGGCCGGATCTACACCCTGGATCCCGCGAACCCGCGGGCGGAGGCCCTGGCGGCCTGGCGCGGGCGCATCCTGGCCGTCGGGCGCGCGGAGGAGATCGAGGGCCTGATCGGCCCGGGCACCCGCGTCCTGGACGCCCGGGGGGCGACAGTGCTCCCTGGCTTCCACGACGCCCACTGTCACATCCTCCTGTTCGGCCTGAGCCTGGTGGAGGTCAACCTACGGGAGGCAACCCGTATCTCTGAGGTCGTGGAGGCGGTAGCCGCCCACGCCCGCAAGATCCCGCCCGGCCGCTGGATCCGCGGCGGCGGCTATAACGAGAACAAGCTGGCCGAGCGCCGCCATCCCACCCGGTATGATCTGGACCCGGTCTCCCCCCATCACCCGGTCTGGCTCTCCCACATCTCGGGGCACATGGGGGTGGCCAACTCCCTCGCCCTGGAGCGGGCCGGGATCACCCGCGAGACCCCCGATCCCCCTGGCGGCCATATCGTCCGGGACGAGCGGGGCGAGCCGACGGGGCTGCTTCAGGAAACGGCCCAGGAGCTGATCAAGCGGATCCTGCCTCCTTACAGCCTGGAGGAAGTCAAGGCGG
Proteins encoded in this window:
- a CDS encoding alpha/beta fold hydrolase, coding for MPFIQLDTGIRMHYRDGGQGKPILFVPGYSATVDTWNYAVLDLHDRYRCICVDLRGHGDSDKPYSEYTYDEMCGDLQAFMKALDLWDVTFVGWSMGAGVGLKYVANFNTDRRVTRLVMVAPATPRFVRTDSEPYGMTPEEAQAALEGIRRGLPEVMAAFADNNFKRTDMQATKTWFLYSHWLRMPAYVGYKYFKTLITEDLRDLLPKVDIPVLICHSRDDKVCHWGWVEYMAARLKNCRVVWFENSGHALMVEEPDKFSQALAEFIG
- a CDS encoding alpha/beta fold hydrolase codes for the protein MPFVSVGDGRMHCVERGAGEEVVLFVHGWLSSHRWWLPVLDRLPPGLRGYAVDLRGAGESDPAPGGHTLAGYAADLHAFAEALGLPPFFLVGHSMGGGVALRYALDHPERVKGLMLVNPLAPFGTRTDPQMDAWVRAQQGNPEGIRAMVQLAFATPPAPEVMEALVADALRWGPAAYFDTLDDMARFHVVDLLPALKVPTLVLWGDRDVVIPFEGIVELFNRIPGCGLEIWHGVGHSPVIERPDAFIALLERFLREVKEEQ